One region of Culex pipiens pallens isolate TS chromosome 2, TS_CPP_V2, whole genome shotgun sequence genomic DNA includes:
- the LOC120416672 gene encoding uncharacterized protein LOC120416672 isoform X1 produces the protein MKTFGVIILLVCCAIGGSLAAEAVLQNAEHPDYPGKCYDEGTQTVVAPLESAKLPKSCTKVFCSTNLSLTYTTCGSVLVNDPHCVKIEQDLTKDFPECCHKYKCELEGVVTYH, from the exons atgaagACATTCGGTGTGATCATCTTGCTGGTTTGTTGTGCCATTGGTGGCTCCTTGGCTGCCGAAGCTGTGCTTCAAAATGCTGAACATCCAG ATTACCCTGGAAAGTGTTACGACGAGGGTACCCAAACCGTTGTTGCTCCCCTGGAGTCGGCGAAACTTCCCAAGAGTTGCACCAAAGTGTTTTGCTCTACAAATCTCTCGCTGACCTACACAAC ttGCGGTTCCGTGCTCGTGAACGATCCTCACTGCGTGAAGATCGAGCAAGATCTTACCAAGGATTTTCCCGAGTGTTGCCACAAATACAAGTGTGAACTGGAGGGTGTTGTTACTTATCATTAG